Proteins found in one Populus alba chromosome 14, ASM523922v2, whole genome shotgun sequence genomic segment:
- the LOC118041755 gene encoding uncharacterized protein produces the protein MAKPKNSRTTKEVQQNQNYHPLKTEKPPSWLVVRGLFSCKHLPAQQQQPEQKQPQQQKQDQLQQPKKEKKHNQRQDRSAEETSKRCKKMRCSGSICSNTEVMHRPETTSPEVQRKGASMGSAGKNDTSSRSMKAPLHELNGVVSSTNSSLSASSNFRGMPFSRFSGCYECRMVVDPVLGIARDHSLWGSICSCPECGEIFTKAESLELHQAVRHAVSELSPEDTSKNIVEIIFQSSWLKKQAPICKIDRILKVHNTQRTISKFEEYRDSIKAKAAKLPKKQPRCIADGNELLRFHCTTFACSIGLNGSSNLCISVPNCKVCSIIKNGFKDPTGGDDNGQGILTTATSGKAHDKATTLEDGNGYSDKRAMLVCRVIAGRVKKSVEGNIEYYDSVAAGMEVYSNLDELYVFNPRAILPCFVVIYRGF, from the exons ATGGCCAAACCAAAGAACTCCAGAACAACCAAGGAAGTCCAACAGAATCAAAACTACCATCCCCTCAAAACAGAAAAACCACCTTCATGGTTAGTTGTAAGAGGCCTTTTTAGCTGCAAGCATCTCCCAGCACAACAGCAGCAGCCTGAACAAAAGCAACCACAGCAACAAAAGCAAGATCAGCTGCAGCAAccaaagaaggagaaaaaacacaACCAACGTCAAGACCGGTCAGCGGAGGAAACAAGCAAGAGATGCAAGAAAATGAGGTGTTCAGGCTCAATATGCAGCAACACAGAGGTCATGCACAGGCCTGAAACAACCTCCCCTGAAGTCCAAAGGAAAGGGGCTTCGATGGGCTCAGCTGGTAAAAATGACACTTCAAGTAGATCCATGAAAGCTCCTTTACATGAACTCAATGGGGTTGTTTCCTCTACCAATTCTTCACTTTCTGCATCTTCTAATTTCAGAGGAATGCCATTCAGTAGATTCTCTGGTTGCTATGAATGCAGAATGGTAGTGGATCCTGTTCTTGGAATTGCCAGAGACCATTCCTTGTGGGGTAGCATTTGTTCTTGCCCTGAATGTGGTGAGATTTTCACGAAAGCTGAAAGTCTAGAGCTTCATCAGGCTGTTAGACATGCAG TATCTGAACTGAGTCCAGAGGATACAAGCAAGAACATAGTAGAAATCATATTCCAATCAAGCTGGCTAAAGAAACAGGCTCCCATTTGCAAAATAGATCGCATCCTCAAAGTCCATAATACCCAGAGAACCATCTCTAAGTTTGAAGAGTACAGAGACTCCATCAAAGCCAAGGCCGCCAAGCTCCCCAAGAAACAGCCACGTTGCATCGCAGACGGCAATGAGCTCCTCAGGTTTCACTGCACCACCTTTGCGTGCTCAATAGGCCTAAATGGCTCATCTAATTTGTGCATTTCAGTTCCAAACTGTAAGGTATGTAGCATCATCAAGAATGGCTTCAAAGATCCCACCGGTGGAGATGATAATGGACAAGGGATTTTGACAACAGCGACAAGTGGAAAGGCACATGACAAAGCCACAACATTAGAGGATGGTAATGGTTATAGTGATAAGAGGGCAATGCTGGTTTGCAGGGTGATTGCTGGCAGAGTTAAGAAGAGCGTGGAGGGAAATATTGAGTATTATGATTCAGTAGCAGCTGGCATGGAGGTTTACTCTAATCTGGACGAGTTGTATGTGTTTAACCCTAGGGCAATTTTGCCTTGTTTTGTTGTTATCTATAGAGGGTTTTAA